A stretch of Candidatus Symbiobacter mobilis CR DNA encodes these proteins:
- the tmk gene encoding dTMP kinase: protein MRGLFLSVEGIDGAGKSTHIDALAQAFVARGRSVVCTREPGGTPLAERLRALVLHEDMDATTEALLVFAARRDHLQRVIEPALQRGEVVLCDRFTDASFAYQGFAKGLDLDVLATLERIVQGLPGPRLLQPDLTLWFDLDPEVAAQRLAGVRVPDRFESQPMAFHALVVEGYRWRRDRDPARFVTIDAGQPQQVVCEQVLQALVARGVLA, encoded by the coding sequence GTGCGCGGCCTGTTTTTGAGCGTTGAAGGCATCGACGGTGCGGGCAAGTCCACGCATATCGACGCCCTTGCGCAAGCCTTTGTGGCCCGAGGGCGTAGCGTCGTGTGTACGCGCGAGCCAGGAGGCACGCCCTTGGCGGAACGCTTGCGAGCGTTGGTGTTGCATGAGGACATGGATGCGACGACGGAGGCGCTGCTCGTGTTTGCAGCGCGGCGGGATCATCTGCAACGGGTGATCGAACCCGCTTTGCAGCGCGGGGAAGTCGTGTTGTGCGACCGGTTCACCGATGCCAGTTTTGCCTACCAGGGGTTTGCCAAGGGGCTGGATCTCGACGTGCTTGCCACGTTGGAGCGCATCGTGCAAGGGTTGCCCGGCCCACGGTTGCTGCAGCCGGATCTGACGCTGTGGTTCGATCTCGATCCAGAGGTCGCGGCGCAACGGTTGGCAGGGGTGCGCGTTCCTGACCGTTTCGAGTCGCAGCCCATGGCGTTCCATGCCTTGGTCGTCGAAGGCTACCGCTGGAGGCGGGATCGTGACCCGGCGCGGTTCGTGACGATTGATGCAGGGCAGCCGCAGCAGGTGGTTTGCGAACAGGTCTTGCAGGCTCTCGTTGCGCGGGGGGTGCTGGCGTGA
- a CDS encoding virulence RhuM family protein: MKSGKPPQPSKKAEASFVRSSAAEYLTFVAATGSGNASVEMRYEDGNLWLTQKMMATLYDVSVSAISQHLKRIYADNEMERDATIKQYLMVQTEGEREIQRKVDHYSLQAIIAVGFKIENERAVQFRKWANQIVKDYTIQGWVMDVDRLKSGGSVLTDDFFERQLEKIREIRLSERKFYQKITDIYATALDYDSSATATKRFFAAVQNKLHYAIHGQTAAEVIVDRANHQKDNMGLTHWEGTPHGKIHKYDVSVAKNYLSEFELAQMQRIVSAYLDMAELHAMRRIPMTMQDWEERLGGFLKLWDREILQDAGKVSAEIAKTHAESEFEKYRIMQDRLFESDFDRLLKQIEVCNERGDNNA; the protein is encoded by the coding sequence ATGAAATCTGGCAAACCACCACAACCCTCCAAGAAAGCCGAGGCTTCCTTCGTTCGCTCCTCGGCAGCAGAATATCTGACCTTTGTCGCAGCGACCGGCAGTGGCAACGCCAGCGTGGAAATGCGCTATGAGGATGGAAACCTCTGGCTCACGCAAAAAATGATGGCCACGCTCTACGATGTATCCGTGTCGGCTATCAGCCAGCATTTGAAGCGCATCTATGCCGACAACGAGATGGAGCGCGACGCAACTATTAAGCAGTACTTAATGGTTCAAACCGAAGGCGAACGGGAGATTCAGCGCAAGGTCGATCACTACAGCCTGCAGGCCATCATTGCCGTCGGTTTCAAAATCGAAAACGAGCGAGCCGTGCAGTTCCGCAAATGGGCCAACCAGATCGTCAAGGACTACACGATTCAAGGCTGGGTCATGGATGTGGATCGCCTGAAGAGCGGTGGCAGCGTGCTGACCGACGATTTCTTCGAGCGGCAGTTGGAGAAGATCCGGGAAATCCGGCTCTCTGAACGCAAGTTCTACCAGAAGATCACCGACATCTATGCTACGGCGCTGGATTACGACTCCTCAGCCACGGCTACCAAACGTTTTTTTGCAGCGGTGCAGAACAAGCTGCACTATGCCATTCACGGGCAGACGGCAGCCGAGGTGATCGTAGACCGTGCGAATCACCAGAAGGACAACATGGGCTTGACCCACTGGGAAGGCACACCCCACGGCAAGATCCACAAATACGACGTGTCCGTCGCCAAGAACTACCTCTCCGAATTCGAATTGGCGCAGATGCAGCGAATCGTGTCAGCGTATCTGGACATGGCCGAACTCCATGCCATGCGCCGCATCCCCATGACCATGCAGGATTGGGAAGAACGCTTGGGTGGCTTCCTGAAACTCTGGGACCGGGAAATCCTTCAGGATGCAGGCAAGGTTTCTGCGGAAATCGCCAAGACGCATGCCGAAAGCGAATTCGAGAAATACCGCATCATGCAGGACCGCTTGTTTGAAAGCGACTTCGACCGACTGTTGAAACAGATTGAGGTGTGCAACGAGCGAGGTGATAACAATGCGTAA
- the nth gene encoding endonuclease III codes for MSADEIAGFFAALSRTQPEPRTELAFSSPFELLTAVVLSAQSTDAGVNKATQRLFPLARTPQAMLELGLERLEHLIRTIGLYRTKARHLIELSAILVQHHGGAVPRTRTELEALPGVGRKTANVVLHVAFGESTVAVDTHVFRVANRTGLAPGKTPLAVEHALLARIPPAFLHHAHHWLVLHGRYVCLARKPRCIECPVQSYCRFVGKPCPTTPTGPTGY; via the coding sequence ATGTCTGCCGACGAGATTGCCGGGTTCTTCGCTGCCCTGTCGCGCACGCAACCCGAACCTCGCACCGAATTGGCGTTTTCCAGCCCCTTCGAGCTACTCACCGCCGTGGTGCTGTCGGCGCAATCGACCGATGCGGGCGTCAACAAGGCCACCCAGCGGCTTTTTCCCCTGGCGCGTACCCCGCAAGCGATGCTGGAACTGGGGCTGGAACGGCTGGAGCACCTCATCCGCACGATCGGGCTGTACCGCACCAAGGCAAGGCACCTGATCGAACTCAGCGCCATCTTGGTTCAACACCACGGCGGCGCAGTGCCCCGCACCCGAACGGAGTTGGAAGCCCTGCCCGGCGTGGGCCGCAAAACCGCCAACGTCGTGCTACACGTGGCCTTTGGGGAATCCACCGTCGCCGTCGATACCCATGTGTTCCGCGTGGCGAACCGCACCGGGCTTGCGCCGGGGAAAACCCCTCTGGCCGTCGAACACGCCCTGCTGGCGCGCATTCCCCCAGCCTTTTTGCACCATGCCCACCACTGGCTGGTGCTGCACGGTAGATACGTCTGCCTGGCCCGCAAGCCACGCTGCATCGAATGCCCGGTGCAGTCCTATTGCCGTTTCGTGGGAAAACCCTGCCCCACCACGCCTACGGGACCTACGGGATATTGA
- a CDS encoding DNA-deoxyinosine glycosylase: protein MLRGLPPIIDERSVVLILGSFPSTASLAAQQYYAHPQNHFWKILGAILDRRQTGDAAHRPYSPLIAMDYATRRAAVQAAGIAIWDVYAECERQGSLDSAIRNGRPNDFGALPRWAPSLRRVLFNGQTPGRFAPQLAALGFDTRIMPSTSPANAGWSFERKLQAWEAGCGSADFSDSWLSER from the coding sequence TTGCTCCGGGGGTTGCCCCCGATCATCGACGAACGGTCGGTGGTTTTGATCCTCGGGTCGTTCCCGTCTACGGCATCCCTGGCCGCGCAGCAGTACTACGCGCACCCCCAGAACCATTTCTGGAAGATTCTGGGCGCGATCCTGGATCGACGGCAGACCGGGGATGCAGCCCATCGCCCCTACAGCCCACTCATCGCCATGGACTACGCCACCCGACGAGCTGCCGTGCAAGCGGCAGGCATCGCCATCTGGGATGTCTATGCCGAATGCGAACGGCAAGGCAGCCTCGACAGCGCAATCCGCAACGGCAGGCCCAACGATTTCGGCGCGCTGCCCCGGTGGGCGCCATCGCTACGGCGCGTCCTCTTCAACGGCCAAACGCCCGGCCGGTTCGCGCCGCAACTGGCAGCGCTCGGTTTCGACACCCGCATCATGCCTTCGACCAGCCCGGCCAATGCGGGCTGGAGCTTCGAACGCAAGCTCCAGGCATGGGAGGCGGGGTGCGGCAGTGCCGATTTTTCGGATAGTTGGCTCAGCGAACGCTGA
- a CDS encoding YgfZ/GcvT domain-containing protein — protein MLTQDVLHRDANHACLAGWCSPQGRLLASVVLLRGTQVAVPNATPNATPGTTQNPVHDATQEAVFLVVAQDLVATTLQGLRKFVLRSRVILEDCSLHRPVWGLVGSAVAACAPQHAADDAAPWMRWRINGADVVRLPDAAGVARALWIGDSPATQPPAPASPDNEVNEPNALDEETWEWLAVHSGIAWITARTSNLFVPQMLGYDALGAIDFRKGCYPGQEVIARSQYRGKVQRRACLARCAVALHAGQEICADPETPCGTVVQAAASPGGDGGYDAIICIHADAPARIFATTTEGKPIALTLSPPFPAASSP, from the coding sequence ATGTTGACCCAGGACGTGTTGCATCGGGACGCGAACCACGCATGCCTGGCTGGGTGGTGTTCCCCCCAGGGGCGGCTGCTGGCTAGCGTCGTGCTATTGCGCGGGACGCAAGTGGCGGTGCCCAACGCCACCCCGAATGCCACACCAGGTACCACGCAAAACCCGGTGCATGATGCAACGCAGGAGGCCGTGTTCCTGGTCGTGGCCCAGGATCTGGTCGCCACCACATTGCAGGGACTGCGCAAATTCGTGTTGCGCTCCCGAGTGATCCTCGAAGATTGCAGCCTGCATCGACCGGTATGGGGTCTCGTCGGTTCCGCAGTCGCCGCCTGTGCCCCGCAACACGCTGCCGACGATGCGGCCCCTTGGATGCGCTGGCGTATCAATGGCGCCGACGTGGTGCGCCTGCCCGATGCCGCAGGTGTGGCGCGTGCCCTGTGGATTGGTGATTCGCCCGCCACCCAGCCCCCCGCACCCGCGAGTCCAGACAACGAGGTAAATGAACCGAATGCGCTGGACGAAGAAACCTGGGAATGGCTGGCCGTACACAGTGGCATCGCGTGGATCACGGCGCGCACGTCCAACCTGTTCGTCCCGCAAATGCTGGGATACGACGCCCTGGGCGCCATCGACTTCCGCAAAGGTTGCTACCCTGGGCAGGAGGTGATCGCACGCAGCCAATACCGGGGCAAGGTGCAACGCCGCGCCTGTCTGGCACGCTGTGCCGTCGCACTCCATGCGGGGCAGGAGATCTGCGCCGACCCCGAAACCCCGTGCGGGACGGTGGTGCAGGCGGCGGCGTCCCCTGGCGGCGATGGGGGGTATGACGCCATCATCTGCATCCATGCCGATGCCCCGGCACGCATCTTTGCCACGACTACCGAAGGCAAGCCGATCGCGTTGACCCTCTCGCCACCCTTCCCAGCCGCATCGTCGCCGTAA
- a CDS encoding type II secretion system protein N → MTSIASPAHTSIGPPADLLPVDPSLSTPGWLPKLSALLLAALATASMGYWAARWRDVPAPFDAASTAEILPTHRADHDDAAQGKLAQLLGASQNKPASAPAPAKAASTRFKLLGVIAQGARGRALIAVDGAPPQPFGVGQVVADTLVLHAVSPRTVDLAPQGQDTATVTLELPPLPTAATSAPAAPQPR, encoded by the coding sequence ATGACATCTATCGCGTCCCCTGCACACACCTCGATCGGCCCTCCCGCCGACCTTCTTCCTGTGGATCCTTCTCTTTCCACCCCAGGCTGGCTCCCCAAGCTCAGCGCTTTGCTACTCGCAGCGCTTGCCACGGCGAGCATGGGCTATTGGGCTGCACGGTGGCGCGATGTGCCTGCGCCGTTCGACGCTGCCTCGACCGCAGAAATCCTGCCCACCCATCGCGCAGACCATGACGATGCCGCGCAGGGGAAACTGGCGCAATTGCTCGGGGCATCGCAGAACAAACCGGCATCGGCTCCCGCGCCCGCCAAAGCGGCTTCCACCCGGTTCAAACTGCTCGGCGTGATCGCCCAAGGCGCGAGGGGCCGGGCGTTGATCGCCGTCGATGGCGCGCCGCCCCAGCCTTTCGGTGTGGGACAAGTCGTTGCGGACACCCTGGTGCTGCACGCTGTCAGCCCCCGCACGGTGGACTTGGCCCCCCAAGGACAAGACACAGCCACCGTCACCCTGGAACTGCCGCCTTTGCCCACCGCAGCGACGAGCGCCCCGGCAGCCCCTCAACCGCGTTAA
- the mltG gene encoding endolytic transglycosylase MltG, translated as MRIVVGWIVVVALGVAGWARWWVDADLELATPTVEVLIPYGMSPRDVAVAVVDAGVQTPAWLLYAWFRLSGKAPQLKAGNYEWEAGVTPRSLLARLVRGDISVRAVTLVEGWNLWQCLQALSREEHLQHDAQGLEPSALMKKLGRPGKHPEGRFFPDTYHYTKGSSELALLRRALRAMDTQLAQAWRQRVPQLAVSTPEEALILASIIEKETGTAADRTMISSVFHNRLRRKMPLQSDPTVIYGMWKRFDGNLRKRDLQESSPWNTYTRAGLPPTPIAMPGKAALLAAVQPARSAALYFVARGDGSSQFSNDLSDHNRAVNRYQRGR; from the coding sequence GTGCGGATCGTTGTCGGGTGGATCGTCGTTGTGGCGTTGGGCGTGGCCGGATGGGCGCGCTGGTGGGTCGATGCCGACCTTGAGCTGGCCACGCCGACGGTCGAGGTGTTGATTCCCTATGGCATGTCGCCCCGAGACGTTGCAGTAGCCGTCGTCGACGCCGGGGTGCAGACCCCCGCATGGCTGCTATACGCATGGTTCCGGCTTTCGGGCAAGGCGCCCCAGCTCAAGGCGGGGAACTACGAATGGGAGGCGGGCGTCACCCCCAGATCATTGCTGGCGCGTCTGGTACGTGGGGACATTTCGGTGCGGGCAGTGACCCTGGTCGAAGGCTGGAATCTGTGGCAGTGCTTGCAAGCGCTATCGCGCGAGGAGCATTTGCAGCACGACGCCCAAGGCTTGGAACCATCTGCGCTGATGAAAAAACTCGGTCGGCCGGGTAAGCACCCCGAAGGCCGGTTCTTCCCCGATACCTACCACTACACCAAAGGCTCCAGCGAACTGGCTTTGCTGCGCCGTGCCCTGCGTGCGATGGATACACAACTCGCCCAGGCTTGGCGGCAACGAGTGCCCCAACTGGCGGTGTCCACCCCGGAAGAGGCGTTGATCCTCGCCAGCATCATCGAAAAAGAGACGGGGACTGCTGCCGATCGCACGATGATTTCCAGCGTGTTCCACAACCGGTTGCGACGCAAAATGCCTTTGCAATCCGACCCCACGGTCATCTACGGGATGTGGAAGCGTTTCGACGGAAACCTGCGCAAACGTGACTTGCAGGAGTCTTCTCCCTGGAATACCTACACCCGTGCCGGGTTGCCGCCGACACCCATCGCTATGCCCGGCAAGGCTGCATTGCTCGCTGCCGTGCAGCCTGCGCGCAGTGCGGCGCTGTATTTCGTTGCGCGTGGCGATGGAAGCAGCCAATTCAGCAATGATCTGTCCGACCATAACCGTGCCGTCAATCGCTACCAACGTGGACGTTGA
- a CDS encoding SurA N-terminal domain-containing protein, translating into MLDVFRKHTRIMMFFVFLLIIPSFVLFGIDGYQRMQNEDRVVAEVGGTDISHAQWEAAHRANAERLRAAHPEFDAKLLDSPFARYATLEELVRDKVLSAAVEKYRLVVSDARLAKTLHDDPTIASLRKPDGQIDMDRYRQLAAMHGMTPEGFEHGVRQDLSRRQIESTVRDSAFPVPALADLATQAYHEQRAVQVWNFPIATYLPKVQPTDAELQKEYDATPGAFLTEETVSIEYVVLDIEAIQKTIDVPEVDVRAYYDQHIDRYRSKEERRASHILIRADKDAAQRAQARARAEELLQTLRKAPTRFAELAKQHSQDPGSATKGGDLGHFGRGMMVKPFEDAVFALKVGELSDVVESDFGFHLIMLTDERQPVQRGLEEVRSTIETELRTQQAQQRFAEAAESFTNFVYEQPDTLQPAAEKWNLTVRTEQHLARRPHPAGGVLANQKFLDAIFAPDSIAKKHNTAAIELSPQQLVAGRVLAHAPARKQTIDEVRKQLLARVARNKAMALAQQEGDALAAKLRNKDPAVALPPEKLVSRQSFGDVPSQLVQAAMQAEAASLPVVQGVALGTTGYAVVRVARIVPADRSASAKEDREQYARAWSDAEGQAYSAVLRQVLGVRILEPKPGAAAGLTLP; encoded by the coding sequence ATGTTGGACGTTTTCCGCAAGCACACCAGGATCATGATGTTCTTTGTGTTCCTGCTGATCATTCCTTCGTTTGTACTCTTCGGTATTGATGGATACCAGCGGATGCAGAACGAGGATCGTGTCGTGGCGGAGGTCGGCGGTACCGACATCAGCCATGCGCAATGGGAGGCCGCGCACCGGGCCAATGCCGAGCGTCTGCGTGCCGCGCACCCGGAATTCGACGCCAAGCTGCTGGACTCTCCGTTTGCGCGCTACGCCACCCTTGAAGAACTGGTGCGCGACAAGGTCTTGTCCGCCGCTGTCGAGAAATACCGCTTGGTGGTTAGCGATGCCCGGCTTGCCAAAACCTTGCACGATGATCCTACCATCGCCTCGCTGCGCAAGCCGGATGGGCAGATCGACATGGATCGCTACCGGCAGTTGGCCGCGATGCACGGCATGACGCCCGAAGGATTCGAGCACGGCGTTCGCCAGGATCTTTCACGCAGGCAGATCGAATCCACCGTGCGGGATTCGGCTTTTCCCGTACCGGCTCTGGCGGACTTGGCTACGCAGGCGTACCACGAGCAGCGTGCGGTGCAGGTATGGAACTTCCCCATCGCTACCTACTTGCCCAAGGTGCAGCCGACGGATGCGGAACTGCAGAAGGAGTACGACGCCACCCCTGGCGCATTCCTCACTGAAGAGACGGTCAGCATCGAATATGTCGTCCTCGACATCGAAGCCATTCAAAAAACGATTGACGTGCCGGAGGTTGACGTTCGCGCCTACTACGACCAGCACATCGACCGCTACCGCAGCAAGGAAGAGCGCCGCGCCAGCCATATCTTGATTCGTGCAGACAAAGATGCGGCGCAGCGTGCGCAGGCCCGTGCCCGCGCTGAGGAGTTGCTGCAAACCTTGCGCAAGGCGCCGACACGATTTGCAGAGCTGGCCAAACAGCATTCGCAAGATCCGGGTTCGGCTACCAAGGGCGGCGACCTTGGCCATTTTGGGCGCGGGATGATGGTCAAACCCTTTGAGGATGCCGTTTTTGCGCTGAAGGTGGGGGAGCTGAGCGACGTGGTCGAATCAGACTTTGGCTTCCACCTCATCATGCTGACTGACGAGCGCCAGCCTGTGCAACGCGGTTTGGAAGAGGTGCGTTCCACGATCGAAACGGAACTGCGTACCCAGCAGGCGCAGCAGCGCTTTGCCGAGGCCGCCGAATCCTTCACCAACTTTGTGTACGAGCAGCCGGATACCCTGCAACCCGCTGCAGAAAAGTGGAACCTGACAGTTCGCACCGAGCAGCATTTGGCGCGCCGTCCGCATCCTGCCGGGGGCGTGTTGGCGAACCAGAAATTCCTTGATGCCATCTTTGCCCCGGACAGCATTGCCAAAAAACACAACACCGCAGCCATTGAGCTATCGCCCCAACAGCTTGTGGCAGGGAGGGTCCTGGCCCATGCCCCGGCACGCAAGCAGACTATCGATGAAGTGCGCAAGCAGTTGCTTGCGCGTGTGGCCCGCAACAAGGCCATGGCGCTGGCGCAGCAGGAAGGGGATGCGCTGGCTGCGAAGCTGCGCAACAAAGACCCCGCCGTAGCATTGCCGCCGGAAAAGCTCGTCTCGCGCCAGTCTTTCGGGGACGTGCCTTCGCAGCTCGTGCAGGCGGCGATGCAGGCCGAAGCGGCGTCGCTGCCCGTGGTGCAAGGCGTTGCGCTGGGAACGACGGGCTACGCAGTCGTTCGCGTCGCACGCATCGTCCCTGCGGATCGTTCGGCATCAGCCAAGGAAGACCGCGAACAATACGCCCGCGCCTGGAGCGATGCCGAAGGCCAAGCCTATTCCGCAGTGCTGCGGCAGGTACTGGGTGTCCGCATCCTCGAACCCAAGCCCGGCGCCGCTGCGGGCCTTACGCTACCTTGA
- a CDS encoding ABC transporter substrate-binding protein, translated as MPTLFTFLTPYAIRRRLALALLAACTAGSAFSLESVSLQLRWRHQFQFAGYYAALHQGYYREAGLEVTLKEGGPDINPVVDVLEGHSDFGIAVSSLVIEYLKGKPVLMLGPVFQHSPNILLMHGHNKHLADLAGPGKGAIALMGGDQDVELKAMFSNEGIALDKLHIVPNERHLDDFLDRRVEALNAYVSNEPFLLNLRGIPHTIFKPQTYGMDFYGDVLFTRKAMETERPDVVAAFRAASMRGWQYALQHQSEIIDLLLTRYNTQHKSREHFAYEAQALYRLIDPTVIEIGHSNPGRWEYIANAYQRFGLVKFDRPLDDFFYQEKREVDLRRLYWALATTVSILLLVGGIAFYIHRINRRLALALAENRTYAQLSRLGMPTQTVPNSTAGGDDCHDVAQTP; from the coding sequence ATGCCTACGCTGTTCACCTTCCTCACGCCCTACGCCATTCGACGCAGGCTGGCACTGGCCTTGCTAGCTGCCTGTACTGCTGGGTCAGCCTTCTCACTCGAAAGCGTCTCGCTACAACTGCGCTGGCGGCATCAATTTCAGTTTGCCGGCTACTACGCTGCGCTGCACCAGGGGTACTACCGTGAAGCTGGGTTGGAGGTCACGCTCAAGGAAGGTGGCCCCGACATCAACCCGGTGGTGGATGTACTGGAAGGTCACAGCGATTTTGGTATCGCGGTGTCGAGCCTCGTCATCGAGTACCTCAAGGGCAAGCCGGTATTGATGTTGGGGCCGGTGTTCCAGCATTCCCCCAACATCCTGCTCATGCATGGACACAACAAGCACTTGGCTGATCTCGCTGGCCCAGGGAAAGGAGCCATCGCACTCATGGGCGGCGACCAGGACGTCGAACTCAAGGCGATGTTTTCCAACGAAGGCATTGCGCTTGACAAGCTGCACATCGTGCCCAACGAGCGCCACCTCGACGACTTTCTCGACCGCCGCGTGGAAGCCCTCAACGCCTACGTGTCGAATGAGCCTTTCCTGCTCAATCTGCGCGGTATTCCGCACACCATCTTCAAGCCGCAAACCTATGGCATGGATTTTTACGGCGACGTGCTGTTCACCCGCAAAGCCATGGAGACCGAACGGCCCGATGTCGTCGCGGCCTTTCGCGCTGCATCGATGCGCGGCTGGCAATACGCGCTGCAACACCAGTCGGAAATCATCGATCTGCTTCTCACGCGCTACAACACCCAACACAAAAGCCGCGAGCACTTTGCCTACGAGGCCCAAGCGCTGTACCGTCTGATCGACCCCACTGTGATCGAGATCGGCCACAGCAATCCTGGCCGCTGGGAATACATCGCGAATGCTTATCAGCGTTTCGGACTAGTCAAGTTCGACCGACCTCTCGATGATTTTTTCTACCAGGAAAAGCGAGAAGTCGATCTTCGACGTTTGTATTGGGCGCTGGCGACGACTGTCTCGATCTTGTTGCTCGTTGGCGGTATTGCCTTCTACATCCATCGCATCAATCGACGCCTTGCTCTGGCTCTCGCAGAGAATAGGACTTACGCACAATTGTCCCGGCTAGGTATGCCCACGCAGACAGTGCCAAACAGTACGGCAGGTGGGGATGACTGCCATGACGTTGCACAGACACCCTGA
- a CDS encoding DNA polymerase — protein sequence MSAEAVWIHRQLQRLLAQRGHALLLAGPGGLGQFDLAMALAQSWLCEHSTPDGACGACAACHAMAVHTHPDFFALLSPVKRVELGWPGEEDGGAKPSKDIRIDAMRGAVECAQRTCVRGRGKVVVVYPAERMNVYTANALLKTLEEPAPGVRFVLATEAEHQILPTLRSRCVRHAMAWPAPDEAIDWLCAQGLDRSQAAVALRAAADKPHEAQRFAALAGVWPTLPRAVQLGTVQALQGWTAAQWVDLLQKLCHDLLRTLCGAAPRFFDPADLPRAGTWGSLTSWAQSLARTARTVEHPYHAGLLLDALLLEAREAMRADARPTSR from the coding sequence GTGAGTGCGGAGGCCGTGTGGATACACAGGCAGTTGCAGCGGTTGTTGGCCCAGCGTGGGCATGCATTGCTGTTGGCGGGGCCGGGAGGGCTGGGGCAGTTCGATTTGGCCATGGCCCTAGCCCAATCTTGGTTGTGCGAACACAGCACCCCTGACGGCGCGTGTGGCGCGTGCGCGGCCTGCCATGCGATGGCGGTGCATACGCACCCGGACTTTTTCGCGCTGTTGTCTCCTGTCAAGCGGGTGGAGCTGGGTTGGCCTGGCGAAGAGGATGGGGGCGCCAAACCCAGCAAGGACATCCGCATCGACGCCATGCGCGGCGCCGTCGAATGCGCCCAGCGAACCTGCGTGCGGGGCCGGGGCAAGGTGGTGGTGGTGTATCCCGCCGAGCGCATGAATGTCTACACCGCCAATGCTTTGCTCAAGACGCTCGAAGAACCCGCGCCCGGGGTACGGTTCGTTTTGGCAACCGAGGCCGAGCACCAAATCCTGCCTACCCTGCGCAGCCGTTGCGTTCGCCACGCGATGGCTTGGCCTGCCCCCGACGAAGCCATCGATTGGTTGTGCGCGCAGGGGCTGGATCGTTCGCAGGCCGCTGTGGCGCTGCGTGCGGCTGCCGACAAGCCCCATGAGGCGCAGCGCTTTGCCGCCTTGGCAGGGGTATGGCCTACGTTGCCGAGAGCGGTGCAATTGGGCACCGTGCAAGCCCTGCAGGGGTGGACGGCAGCGCAGTGGGTTGATCTGCTGCAAAAGCTTTGCCACGATCTGCTGCGTACCTTGTGCGGCGCCGCGCCCCGGTTCTTCGACCCCGCAGATCTGCCCCGCGCGGGCACTTGGGGGAGCCTGACGTCGTGGGCGCAGTCGCTTGCCCGCACGGCCCGCACCGTCGAGCATCCCTACCACGCAGGGCTATTGCTTGATGCCTTGCTGCTCGAAGCGCGGGAGGCCATGCGTGCGGATGCACGGCCTACAAGCCGATAA